The Metabacillus litoralis genome contains a region encoding:
- a CDS encoding sensor histidine kinase: MELVKDIILQITFVVLPIFIYHLLWLSRNNLSSLKPNKLLITCGSIFSSVLCLIYPIELIDGAFFTLQPIPLFTSVVYGGSIPGLLTLLTTSIYFSQLYELGWVYFCGSITVYIILSLSLRSNWYSYTFKKKLNYAAIYGISILIFSLCTIIFVSVLYPRYVDLANYVIPSITIFTLTLILILCIYLIEYIRANAVMRMELMKAEKLSIVSELAASVAHEVRNPLTVVRGFVQLIGNSTNSTDSQRREYMDLVLTELDRAQAIITDYLGMAGQKSMAKEKINLTNTLNDITTLMTSYANYKTVKFKCDIDKDLYVFGDPIKLKQVFVNIIKNSIEAVPNMEGLVTIHACLLESTIHIKISDNGIGMTKEQIERLGEPYYSSKDDGTGLGLTVTYSIVKSHGGSVKYISEVNKGTVAIISLPLYFDTSSDHSHLFSENLSG, encoded by the coding sequence ATGGTTAAGTAGAAACAACCTTAGCTCTTTAAAACCCAATAAACTATTAATTACGTGTGGCTCCATTTTTTCTTCTGTCTTGTGTTTGATTTACCCGATTGAGCTAATTGATGGAGCTTTCTTTACCCTTCAACCTATTCCCTTATTTACTAGCGTCGTTTACGGGGGATCCATACCAGGTCTGCTTACTCTTCTTACAACTTCTATTTATTTTTCACAACTTTATGAACTGGGCTGGGTTTATTTTTGTGGGAGCATAACGGTTTACATTATTCTTTCACTTTCTCTACGAAGCAATTGGTATTCCTACACGTTTAAAAAGAAATTAAATTACGCTGCCATATACGGGATAAGTATTTTAATTTTTTCACTTTGTACAATCATTTTTGTAAGCGTTTTATATCCTCGTTATGTTGATTTAGCTAATTATGTAATCCCAAGCATAACAATTTTCACCCTTACCTTGATACTTATTTTATGTATATACCTAATTGAGTATATAAGGGCAAATGCTGTTATGAGGATGGAGTTAATGAAAGCAGAGAAGCTTTCCATTGTCAGTGAACTCGCAGCAAGTGTTGCACACGAAGTGAGAAACCCGTTAACTGTTGTCAGAGGTTTTGTTCAATTAATAGGTAATTCAACAAATAGTACAGATAGTCAAAGAAGAGAGTACATGGATCTTGTGTTAACAGAATTGGATCGAGCCCAAGCCATCATAACTGACTATCTAGGTATGGCCGGACAAAAAAGCATGGCTAAAGAAAAAATAAACTTAACCAATACTCTAAATGATATCACTACGCTCATGACATCTTATGCAAACTATAAAACAGTAAAATTCAAATGTGATATTGATAAGGATTTGTATGTTTTTGGAGACCCAATTAAACTAAAACAGGTTTTTGTCAATATTATCAAAAATTCCATAGAAGCTGTTCCGAATATGGAAGGGCTGGTAACCATTCATGCATGTTTATTGGAAAGCACAATACATATTAAAATATCTGATAATGGGATCGGAATGACTAAAGAGCAAATTGAGAGATTAGGAGAACCATACTATTCTTCTAAAGATGATGGCACAGGGCTTGGATTGACGGTTACATATAGTATAGTTAAAAGCCATGGTGGTTCTGTAAAATACATAAGTGAAGTTAATAAAGGAACAGTTGCTATTATTTCTCTTCCTCTTTACTTCGATACTAGCTCGGATCACTCTCACCTATTTAGCGAGAATTTATCAGGTTAA
- a CDS encoding superoxide dismutase family protein — MKRKTFLSLCFVFPFILSGCMEKEITKMDVEMFNASGDSLGTIKVSEQPEGVKFEVMLEGLPEGEHGINIHEKGTCKGPDFKSAGDHLNPDDKKHGLLHPEGAHAGDLPNVISENGKTEAELMAPQLTLKSGKKNSMLDPDGAAIVITEKMDDGMTQPAGDSGARIACGEVTEKEANRGDKKEVKSEEEE, encoded by the coding sequence ATGAAACGTAAAACATTTTTGTCTTTGTGCTTTGTTTTTCCTTTTATTTTGTCCGGCTGTATGGAAAAAGAAATTACCAAAATGGATGTTGAGATGTTTAATGCAAGCGGTGATTCACTTGGTACCATTAAAGTTTCTGAACAGCCAGAAGGTGTAAAGTTTGAAGTGATGTTAGAGGGGTTACCAGAAGGTGAGCATGGGATAAACATTCATGAAAAAGGTACATGTAAGGGACCTGATTTTAAAAGCGCTGGAGATCATTTGAATCCTGATGATAAAAAGCATGGGCTTTTGCATCCCGAAGGTGCTCACGCAGGGGATCTTCCCAATGTTATTTCTGAAAATGGAAAAACAGAAGCGGAATTAATGGCTCCTCAATTAACCCTAAAAAGTGGAAAGAAGAATTCTATGCTTGATCCAGATGGAGCAGCAATTGTGATAACGGAAAAAATGGATGACGGCATGACTCAGCCAGCAGGAGATTCAGGAGCTAGAATTGCCTGTGGAGAAGTGACGGAAAAAGAAGCAAACCGTGGCGATAAGAAAGAAGTTAAATCAGAGGAAGAAGAATAA
- a CDS encoding kinase-associated lipoprotein B: MEEMKIGDIVTGIYKTGKYIGVITDIKPMHYLVKVKAVLKHPQQGDLHNPKQVDVQFFHERRALAFNEQTNVPKQMVKRFEDEVPEYQQSLRKALDVMKKELEEINTDWAKESLTSVEVLEKDYFPY, translated from the coding sequence ATGGAAGAAATGAAAATCGGTGATATTGTAACAGGAATTTATAAAACAGGTAAATACATTGGTGTTATTACTGACATTAAGCCTATGCATTATTTAGTAAAAGTTAAAGCTGTCCTAAAGCACCCACAACAAGGTGATCTACATAATCCCAAACAAGTGGATGTCCAATTTTTTCACGAGAGAAGGGCATTGGCTTTCAATGAACAAACAAATGTTCCAAAACAGATGGTTAAACGATTCGAAGACGAAGTTCCAGAATATCAGCAGTCGCTAAGAAAGGCACTGGATGTTATGAAGAAAGAACTTGAAGAAATCAATACAGATTGGGCTAAAGAATCCCTTACAAGCGTTGAAGTTCTTGAGAAAGACTATTTCCCTTATTAA
- the kapD gene encoding 3'-5' exonuclease KapD produces MPEGKANPKGFYPEIIEVGIVSVKNQQIEEQFSSYVKPNKFPLLTERCKTFLQISQNKIDQGMTFSELLAVLNDYNNGSFTTVITWGNMDMKVLRHNCQMSGEEFPFTGKFRDLSMEYKKFFGDRNQTGLWKAVEEYGKKATGKHHRALDDALTTYNLFKLVEEDKRYLQKPSPTTIGDRIDLSKVLNKYAT; encoded by the coding sequence ATGCCGGAAGGAAAAGCGAATCCAAAGGGCTTTTATCCAGAAATTATTGAAGTGGGTATTGTTTCTGTTAAGAACCAACAAATTGAAGAGCAATTCTCCTCATATGTTAAACCGAACAAATTCCCCTTATTAACTGAGCGATGTAAAACTTTTCTACAAATTTCGCAAAATAAAATTGATCAAGGAATGACTTTTTCAGAGCTTTTAGCCGTACTAAATGATTATAATAATGGATCATTTACAACTGTTATTACTTGGGGCAATATGGATATGAAGGTGCTCCGTCATAATTGCCAAATGAGTGGAGAAGAGTTTCCATTCACAGGGAAATTTAGAGATTTATCAATGGAATACAAAAAGTTTTTTGGTGATCGTAATCAAACCGGCTTATGGAAGGCTGTTGAGGAATATGGGAAAAAGGCTACCGGTAAACATCATCGTGCATTAGATGATGCCCTAACTACTTACAATTTATTTAAGTTAGTTGAAGAGGATAAAAGGTACTTACAAAAGCCATCCCCAACAACAATAGGTGATCGAATTGATCTGTCAAAGGTATTAAATAAATATGCAACATAA
- a CDS encoding transglycosylase domain-containing protein: protein MRHLFGWTCIFTMVPIFIICVFVAGKESQAIKGLSTILDEKIPIESVDLAQNSYVYDHEGNLISEITSNQQNRIYVKYENIPEIVKKTYLVSEDQRFFDHIGFDAAGMFRAILINAKSESVEQGGSTITQQLARNVYLNHEQSYNRKLSELLYSYQLEKAFTKDQIFEYYLNAIYFGNGQYGIGTAADYYFNKQIHELHLAELIFISAIPNNPTQYDPVKNYKATKERQERLLQTLYEFGAITAEEQETAIKFPIKLSIKNKVDVQPDYVTYVHHELKQLVAEKEGLKDHNQINTRVNDILSQGVIIYTALESERQNKLVQSMNTYIQSDGIQGAAAVINHHSHQIVALSGGTNYKKFEFNRAFQAYRQPGSSIKPLLDYAPYIDVTGATTKSRINAGRFCSGGYCPKNYSGRNYGMVSLETALKYSYNTAAVRMLHEIGIEKGFSYLAPFDFAKITKQDYHLPAAIGGMMYGISPLELTNAYTTFANNGLYYENHAIVKVTDQTGKTLYEWGENPIRVWKETTNKQMRSLLAAVVSSGTGKKAAMNKSYVGGKTGTSNDYHDLWFAGLTDQYTGVVWVGKDQPANIRGVYERGLHLLIWKEMMK, encoded by the coding sequence ATGCGACATTTATTTGGTTGGACTTGTATCTTCACTATGGTACCAATCTTCATCATATGTGTTTTCGTGGCAGGTAAAGAATCTCAAGCTATTAAAGGGCTTAGTACGATATTGGATGAAAAAATCCCCATTGAATCTGTTGATTTAGCACAAAACAGTTATGTATATGATCATGAGGGGAATCTTATTTCAGAGATAACATCAAATCAACAAAATCGGATTTATGTAAAATACGAAAACATCCCTGAAATCGTAAAGAAAACCTATCTCGTTTCAGAAGATCAGCGTTTCTTTGACCATATAGGCTTTGATGCTGCTGGTATGTTTCGGGCAATATTAATTAATGCAAAATCAGAATCCGTGGAGCAAGGCGGAAGCACCATTACTCAACAGCTGGCTAGGAATGTTTATTTAAATCACGAACAATCTTATAATCGAAAGCTGAGCGAACTCCTATACTCCTATCAGCTCGAAAAAGCCTTTACAAAAGATCAAATATTTGAATATTACTTGAATGCCATTTATTTTGGTAATGGTCAATATGGAATTGGAACGGCAGCAGATTATTATTTTAATAAACAAATTCATGAACTACATCTAGCTGAACTTATCTTTATTAGTGCCATACCAAATAATCCTACACAATACGATCCAGTTAAAAATTATAAAGCAACAAAAGAAAGACAAGAAAGATTACTACAAACTCTATATGAATTCGGAGCTATTACAGCAGAAGAGCAAGAGACAGCAATAAAATTTCCTATAAAACTATCAATAAAGAATAAAGTAGATGTTCAACCAGATTATGTAACATATGTTCACCATGAGTTAAAGCAGTTGGTTGCTGAAAAAGAAGGATTAAAGGATCACAACCAAATAAATACACGTGTAAATGACATTTTAAGTCAAGGTGTAATCATTTATACGGCGTTAGAAAGTGAACGTCAAAATAAACTTGTTCAATCGATGAACACTTACATTCAATCCGATGGTATTCAAGGCGCGGCTGCAGTCATTAACCATCACTCACATCAAATTGTCGCCCTTTCTGGAGGCACAAACTATAAAAAATTTGAATTTAACCGAGCTTTTCAAGCTTATAGGCAACCCGGCTCTTCTATTAAACCATTATTGGATTATGCACCTTATATAGATGTAACCGGAGCAACTACGAAATCCAGAATCAATGCAGGCAGATTTTGCAGTGGTGGCTATTGTCCCAAAAATTATAGCGGAAGAAATTATGGCATGGTTTCATTGGAAACGGCTTTAAAATACTCCTATAACACAGCTGCAGTTCGAATGCTTCATGAAATTGGAATTGAAAAAGGTTTTTCTTACTTAGCGCCATTTGATTTTGCGAAAATCACAAAACAAGATTATCACCTTCCAGCAGCCATTGGTGGGATGATGTATGGCATTTCTCCCCTTGAATTAACAAATGCGTACACTACTTTCGCGAATAACGGTTTATATTATGAAAATCATGCTATCGTTAAAGTAACCGATCAAACAGGCAAAACACTTTACGAATGGGGTGAGAATCCTATTCGCGTATGGAAGGAAACGACAAACAAACAGATGCGATCATTACTTGCTGCTGTTGTGTCAAGCGGCACAGGTAAAAAGGCTGCAATGAATAAAAGCTATGTAGGTGGTAAAACTGGAACCTCCAACGATTATCATGACTTATGGTTTGCTGGTTTAACAGATCAGTACACTGGTGTCGTTTGGGTTGGGAAAGATCAGCCAGCTAACATTAGGGGTGTTTATGAAAGAGGCTTACATCTTCTTATTTGGAAAGAAATGATGAAATAA
- a CDS encoding thiol-disulfide oxidoreductase DCC family protein has protein sequence MNANNQPVLLFDGVCHFCDQAVQFIIRYDKKATFQFAALQSNTGQELLKKFQLPTTNFNSLVVIKGSSYYTKSSAVLEICKLLGGTWQLLYLFKIVPRPIRDQIYNFIARNRYKWFGKKDQCTIPKPEDRKRFLP, from the coding sequence ATGAATGCAAATAATCAGCCTGTTCTTCTCTTTGACGGAGTGTGTCATTTTTGTGATCAAGCTGTTCAATTTATTATTCGATACGATAAAAAAGCTACGTTTCAATTCGCTGCTCTGCAGTCAAACACAGGTCAAGAACTCTTAAAAAAATTTCAACTTCCAACTACTAACTTTAATAGTTTAGTCGTCATTAAGGGTAGTAGCTATTATACAAAATCATCAGCTGTTCTTGAAATCTGTAAACTTCTAGGCGGAACTTGGCAACTTTTATATCTATTCAAAATAGTCCCCAGACCAATTCGAGACCAAATATACAACTTTATAGCAAGAAATCGATATAAATGGTTTGGCAAAAAAGACCAATGTACAATCCCAAAACCTGAGGATAGAAAAAGGTTTTTGCCTTAA
- a CDS encoding DUF5366 family protein, translating into MKNTYFTSYFPLITILLFSASLSIVTVMMVIDYLQVFGIYDGMLEFFSNSGIKLALFIVFSLLFFMLFSALKLIANTVTELSLLFFSKDVAGENLTKIRGGSSIYLIGGALSLAAVQYPYAIIGIFLLATLIYFVFIVYKFSQSLTSLSLIGLVLFHVLFWFIFLLGTLYLCFRLYNSVMASLPV; encoded by the coding sequence ATGAAAAATACATACTTTACTAGTTATTTTCCTCTAATTACAATCTTATTATTTAGTGCTTCGTTATCGATCGTTACAGTCATGATGGTAATAGACTATTTGCAGGTTTTTGGTATTTATGACGGAATGCTTGAGTTCTTCTCTAATAGTGGGATTAAGCTGGCGTTATTTATCGTTTTTTCTCTTCTTTTTTTTATGCTGTTTTCAGCATTAAAGTTAATTGCAAACACCGTTACAGAGCTTTCGCTTTTGTTTTTTTCAAAAGATGTAGCCGGTGAAAATTTGACTAAAATTAGAGGTGGTTCTTCCATTTATTTAATAGGTGGGGCACTTTCTCTTGCAGCTGTTCAGTATCCGTATGCGATTATCGGTATATTTCTTTTAGCAACATTGATTTATTTTGTTTTTATCGTTTATAAATTTAGTCAGTCATTAACCTCGTTATCTTTAATAGGATTAGTGCTATTTCATGTTCTATTTTGGTTCATCTTTTTACTTGGAACATTGTATTTATGTTTTAGGCTTTATAATAGTGTGATGGCGAGCTTGCCTGTGTAA